A single region of the Aeromicrobium chenweiae genome encodes:
- a CDS encoding Lrp/AsnC family transcriptional regulator: MTSIDRLDAEILGRLTANARVGIAELATDLGVSRNTIQQRIRRLEDVGILRGFRPIIDLSAVGMPVQALISLELDQRRMAEVVRGLAALPEVIEVKLQAGREDLLVHVAIASLEALQPLTASIVDIEGVRKTTSTFSVGTPVPYRLQPLLDHLTEGSGWGRSTPLPT; this comes from the coding sequence ATGACAAGCATCGACCGGCTCGACGCGGAGATCCTCGGCCGGCTCACCGCGAACGCCCGGGTCGGCATCGCCGAGCTCGCGACCGACCTCGGCGTCAGCCGCAACACGATCCAGCAGCGGATCCGCCGCCTCGAGGACGTCGGCATCCTGCGTGGGTTCCGGCCGATCATCGACCTCAGCGCCGTGGGGATGCCCGTCCAGGCCCTGATCAGCCTCGAGCTGGACCAGCGCCGCATGGCCGAGGTCGTCCGCGGGCTGGCCGCCCTGCCGGAGGTCATCGAGGTCAAGCTCCAGGCCGGACGCGAGGACCTGCTCGTGCACGTCGCGATCGCGTCGTTGGAGGCGCTGCAGCCGCTGACCGCCTCGATCGTCGACATCGAGGGCGTCCGCAAGACCACGTCAACCTTCTCGGTGGGCACGCCGGTCCCTTACCGCCTGCAGCCGCTGCTCGACCATCTCACCGAGGGCAGCGGATGGGGACGATCGACGCCGCTCCCGACCTGA
- a CDS encoding response regulator transcription factor, translating into MRIVIAEDDALLREGLASLLRAESIDVVATAGDADEFLRAVDEHRPDVAVVDVRMPPTHTSEGIVAAVEAKRRQPDLAILVLSAYVEQAFATDLLAQGVQGLGYLLKERVGRVEEFLEALHRVADGGTALDPDVVSQLLSRQQADPRLSRLTEREDEVLALMAEGLGNTAIAERLVVTEGAIHKHVRNIFAKLDLAPDDRADRRVAAVLRYLEAGPGRPVAG; encoded by the coding sequence ATGCGGATCGTGATCGCGGAGGACGACGCGCTGCTGCGCGAGGGCCTCGCCAGCTTGTTGCGTGCGGAGTCGATCGACGTCGTGGCGACCGCCGGCGACGCCGACGAGTTCCTCCGGGCCGTCGACGAGCACCGGCCGGACGTCGCCGTGGTCGACGTCCGCATGCCGCCGACCCACACCAGCGAGGGCATCGTCGCCGCCGTGGAGGCCAAGCGCCGCCAGCCCGACCTGGCCATCCTGGTCCTGTCGGCGTACGTCGAGCAGGCCTTCGCGACGGACCTGCTGGCGCAGGGCGTCCAGGGCCTCGGCTACCTGCTCAAGGAGCGCGTCGGACGGGTCGAGGAGTTCCTCGAGGCGCTCCACCGGGTCGCGGACGGCGGCACGGCGCTGGACCCCGACGTGGTGTCCCAGCTGCTGTCCCGCCAGCAGGCCGACCCGCGGCTCTCCCGGCTCACCGAGCGGGAGGACGAGGTGCTGGCACTGATGGCCGAGGGGCTCGGCAACACCGCGATCGCGGAGCGGCTCGTGGTCACCGAGGGTGCGATCCACAAGCACGTGCGGAACATCTTCGCCAAGCTCGACCTCGCCCCGGACGACCGCGCCGACCGGCGCGTCGCTGCGGTGCTGCGCTATCTCGAGGCCGGTCCGGGGCGCCCCGTGGCGGGCTGA
- a CDS encoding glycosyltransferase → MIAFVAALVLVLLVPLAAAGIVRFGMVPFALVFEARARRSGPGPAGYGPMFTEAPRLSVVVPAFEEARVIDQCVRSIARSDYPHLEIVCVDDGSTDDTFARMQQLAADHPGVVRALRQANAGKGAALNTGIAAAAGEVLVLVDSDGVFRPDTLTMLLRGFRSPRIGAVCGNDRPVNLDRTLTRLLSLISHVGTGLMRRGLDVLGCLPVVSGNIGAYRRDVLDRVGPLRTDTLGEDLELTWRVHRAGFQVAFAPQALVYAESPSTLRGLWRQRVRWARGLLQTIEMHWPMVGNPRYGAFGVYLLFNLVTQVIAPFLQLSAAVGAGWLLAVDGTDWLPRTWWAWVLLLGVPTSLALLALALALDRAVDDLRHLWTVPLWPLYSTLMTFVVLDAVRLELGNAENRWNKLERTGTVSVRGLSDGDGRGS, encoded by the coding sequence GTGATCGCCTTCGTGGCGGCACTGGTCCTCGTGCTGCTCGTGCCGCTCGCCGCCGCCGGGATCGTGCGTTTCGGGATGGTGCCGTTCGCCCTCGTCTTCGAGGCCCGCGCCCGGCGCAGCGGCCCCGGCCCGGCCGGCTACGGCCCGATGTTCACCGAGGCGCCGCGACTGAGCGTGGTGGTGCCGGCCTTCGAGGAGGCACGCGTCATCGACCAGTGCGTACGCTCCATCGCCCGCAGCGACTATCCGCACCTGGAGATCGTGTGCGTCGACGACGGCTCCACCGACGACACCTTCGCGCGGATGCAGCAGCTGGCCGCCGACCACCCGGGCGTCGTGCGGGCGCTGCGGCAGGCCAACGCAGGCAAGGGCGCAGCCCTCAACACCGGGATCGCTGCGGCCGCCGGCGAGGTCCTCGTTCTCGTCGACTCCGACGGTGTCTTCCGCCCCGACACCCTGACGATGCTGCTGCGCGGCTTCCGCAGCCCGCGCATCGGCGCGGTGTGCGGCAACGACAGGCCGGTGAACCTCGACCGGACGCTCACCCGCCTCCTCTCCCTCATCAGCCACGTCGGCACCGGGCTGATGCGTCGCGGCCTCGACGTGCTCGGCTGCCTGCCGGTCGTGTCCGGCAACATCGGCGCCTATCGTCGCGACGTGCTCGACCGGGTGGGGCCGCTGCGCACGGACACGCTGGGGGAGGACCTGGAGCTGACCTGGCGGGTCCACCGGGCGGGCTTCCAGGTGGCGTTCGCGCCGCAGGCCCTGGTGTACGCCGAGTCGCCCTCCACCCTGCGAGGGCTGTGGCGGCAGCGGGTGCGGTGGGCGCGGGGACTGCTGCAGACCATCGAGATGCACTGGCCGATGGTGGGCAACCCACGGTACGGCGCCTTCGGCGTCTACCTGCTCTTCAACCTGGTCACCCAGGTGATCGCGCCCTTCCTGCAGCTGTCGGCCGCGGTGGGCGCGGGCTGGCTCCTCGCCGTGGACGGCACCGACTGGCTGCCACGGACGTGGTGGGCGTGGGTGCTGCTGCTGGGGGTGCCGACGTCGCTGGCGCTGCTGGCGCTCGCGCTGGCGCTCGACCGGGCCGTCGACGACCTGCGCCACCTTTGGACGGTCCCGCTGTGGCCGTTGTACTCGACCCTGATGACCTTCGTCGTGCTGGACGCCGTACGGCTCGAGCTCGGGAACGCGGAGAACCGATGGAACAAGCTGGAGCGGACCGGAACGGTCTCGGTGCGGGGACTGAGCGACGGCGATGGCCGTGGCTCCTGA
- a CDS encoding PAS domain-containing sensor histidine kinase: MTTVAGTRVRGLTRRVADAWPTPDASGWRHLPFTLLVVLVALIVSKIPLPTRDPLVVAAVAVSLTVQALAILARPARLPGGWMLLLPLGQILAVSLLDLGSGDRSGSVAVLLFIPGIALALVPGLLPLLAGLLAVTLACFAPVFLTDDDRFYPVLHGAVTALMICALMVHTHAMISTVRRHERSLAAAENLMRSIMSAASEQAIMATDATGRLVAASRGAERLFEAPADRLVGTDLTRLMGEDGASLAGLVGAAADGGSHVSLWRRSIGGSPRVVEYVVTPRPGNAAEPASEPGSGLGPASPEGYLVVATDVTAREEEEERQEQFIGLVTHELRTPLVSILGYVDLLRLDPAGLTTEQREYVEVLARNARRLRGLVDDLLLSARLAAGEQMAHEEVDAVEVVRAALASVRPIADAAAVALELSGDDRVPLVSDPQRLGQVVDNLLTNAVKYSHAGGQVRVEVVAEPAPDGSRGARIRVADDGTGIEPDELRRITEPFYRSRESRRRRIAGVGLGLTLVQALVSEHRGTLTIDSEPGRGTEVVVRLPDAAGPGDHQD, from the coding sequence ATGACCACGGTGGCCGGCACGCGCGTGCGCGGACTGACCCGCCGGGTCGCTGACGCGTGGCCGACGCCGGACGCGTCGGGCTGGCGCCACCTGCCGTTCACCCTGCTGGTCGTCCTGGTGGCCCTGATCGTCTCCAAGATCCCCTTGCCCACTCGCGACCCGCTCGTCGTCGCCGCGGTCGCGGTGAGCCTCACGGTCCAGGCGCTGGCGATCCTGGCGCGGCCGGCGCGCTTGCCGGGCGGGTGGATGCTGCTGCTCCCCCTCGGCCAGATCCTCGCCGTGTCCCTGCTCGACCTCGGCAGCGGGGACCGAAGCGGCTCGGTCGCCGTGCTGCTCTTCATCCCCGGCATCGCTCTCGCGCTGGTCCCCGGCCTCCTCCCGCTCCTCGCGGGACTCCTCGCCGTCACCCTCGCCTGCTTCGCCCCGGTGTTCCTCACCGACGACGACCGGTTCTACCCCGTGCTGCACGGCGCGGTCACCGCGCTGATGATCTGCGCCCTGATGGTCCACACCCACGCGATGATCTCCACCGTCCGCCGGCACGAGCGCAGCCTGGCGGCGGCCGAGAACCTGATGCGCAGCATCATGTCCGCCGCGTCCGAGCAGGCGATCATGGCGACCGACGCGACCGGCCGCCTGGTGGCGGCGAGCCGTGGCGCCGAGCGACTCTTCGAGGCTCCCGCCGACCGCCTGGTGGGCACCGACCTGACCCGGCTGATGGGCGAGGACGGCGCATCGCTGGCCGGGCTCGTCGGGGCGGCGGCCGACGGCGGCTCGCACGTCTCGCTGTGGCGACGGTCGATCGGCGGTTCCCCGCGCGTCGTGGAGTACGTCGTGACGCCCCGACCGGGCAACGCGGCGGAGCCTGCGTCGGAGCCGGGCTCGGGGCTGGGGCCGGCCTCGCCGGAGGGCTACCTCGTCGTCGCGACCGACGTGACCGCGCGCGAGGAGGAGGAGGAGCGGCAGGAGCAGTTCATCGGACTGGTCACCCACGAGCTGCGCACCCCGCTGGTCTCGATCCTCGGCTACGTCGACCTGCTGCGGCTCGACCCCGCGGGGCTCACGACGGAGCAGCGCGAGTACGTCGAGGTGCTGGCCCGCAACGCCCGCCGCCTCCGCGGCCTCGTCGACGACCTGCTCCTCAGCGCCCGCCTGGCCGCCGGCGAGCAGATGGCCCACGAGGAGGTCGACGCCGTCGAGGTCGTGCGGGCCGCGCTCGCCAGCGTCCGGCCGATCGCGGACGCCGCCGCCGTGGCGCTGGAGCTGTCCGGCGACGACCGCGTGCCGCTCGTCTCGGACCCGCAGCGGCTCGGCCAGGTCGTCGACAACCTCCTCACGAACGCCGTCAAGTACAGCCACGCCGGCGGGCAGGTCCGGGTCGAGGTGGTGGCCGAGCCCGCGCCCGACGGCAGCCGCGGCGCACGGATCCGGGTCGCCGACGACGGCACCGGGATCGAACCGGACGAGCTGCGCCGCATCACCGAGCCCTTCTACCGCTCGCGCGAGAGCCGCCGTCGCCGGATCGCGGGCGTCGGGCTCGGCCTCACGCTCGTCCAGGCGCTCGTGTCGGAGCACAGAGGCACGCTCACGATCGACAGCGAGCCCGGACGCGGCACGGAGGTCGTCGTCCGGCTGCCCGACGCCGCGGGCCCCGGCGACCACCAGGACTAG
- a CDS encoding ABC transporter ATP-binding protein — protein sequence MSSPALAPVPPEAARDAVITLDHVSKTYEGGVHALDDVSLTVERGSFLAVMGPSGSGKSTLMHCAAALDVPTSGTVLIDGRDTRSLNETKRTEMRRDLVGFVFQAYNLVPSLSVADNITLPLRLAGREADPAWVDSLVERVGLAGRVDHRPAELSGGQQQRAAIARALVTRPSVVFADEPTGALDLRTARGVLKLFREVAEDLGQTIVMVTHDPAVAAQADTVVVMADGHIVQTVTEPDAADLANRLISMSED from the coding sequence ATGAGCAGCCCAGCGCTCGCCCCCGTCCCACCCGAGGCCGCCCGCGACGCCGTCATCACGCTCGACCACGTCTCCAAGACGTACGAGGGCGGTGTCCACGCGCTCGACGACGTGTCACTGACCGTCGAGCGGGGCTCCTTCCTCGCCGTCATGGGACCCTCCGGGTCGGGCAAGTCGACGCTGATGCACTGCGCCGCGGCGCTCGACGTCCCCACCTCCGGCACGGTCCTCATCGACGGCCGCGACACCCGGTCCCTCAACGAGACCAAGCGCACCGAGATGCGCCGCGACCTCGTGGGCTTCGTGTTCCAGGCCTACAACCTGGTGCCGTCGCTGTCCGTCGCCGACAACATCACGCTGCCCCTACGGCTGGCCGGTCGCGAGGCCGATCCCGCCTGGGTGGACTCGCTGGTGGAGCGCGTCGGGCTGGCCGGCCGGGTCGACCACCGCCCGGCCGAGCTGTCCGGTGGCCAGCAGCAGCGCGCGGCGATCGCCCGCGCCCTCGTGACCCGCCCCTCGGTGGTCTTCGCCGACGAGCCGACCGGAGCCCTCGACCTGCGGACCGCCCGCGGGGTGCTCAAGCTGTTCCGCGAGGTCGCCGAGGACCTGGGCCAGACCATCGTGATGGTCACGCACGACCCCGCGGTCGCGGCCCAGGCGGACACCGTCGTCGTCATGGCGGACGGCCACATCGTGCAGACCGTGACCGAGCCGGACGCCGCTGACCTGGCGAACCGGCTGATCTCGATGAGCGAGGACTGA
- a CDS encoding SCO1664 family protein, translating to MTTDLDLDGDLEVTSRVMPASNATFVGRIGEVAVAYKPISGERPLWDFPDGCLAHREVAAYLVSEVLGWDVVPRTWLRDGPLGPGMVQLWQDVDPTQDAVDLVPSDAVPEQGWRHVFDGFDAHDRPVSLIHEDSPELRRMAVFDIVVNNADRKGGHVLEMVSGHRHGIDHGLTFHAEHKLRTVLWGWIGEDLSEDELAGVERVRRALDEELAAVLAPLVEPFEIAALIGRCERLLRTARFPAPRGEMPPIPWPPF from the coding sequence GTGACGACCGACCTCGACCTCGACGGCGATCTCGAGGTCACCAGCCGGGTCATGCCGGCCTCGAACGCGACCTTCGTCGGACGCATCGGCGAGGTGGCCGTCGCGTACAAGCCCATCTCGGGCGAGCGTCCGCTCTGGGACTTCCCCGACGGCTGCCTCGCGCACCGCGAGGTCGCCGCGTACCTCGTGTCCGAGGTGCTCGGCTGGGACGTCGTGCCCCGCACCTGGCTCCGGGACGGCCCCCTCGGCCCCGGCATGGTCCAGCTCTGGCAGGACGTCGACCCGACGCAGGACGCCGTCGACCTCGTCCCGAGCGACGCGGTGCCCGAGCAGGGCTGGCGCCACGTCTTCGACGGCTTCGACGCCCACGACCGTCCGGTGTCGTTGATCCACGAGGACTCCCCCGAGCTGCGACGCATGGCGGTCTTCGACATCGTCGTCAACAACGCCGACCGCAAGGGCGGGCACGTCCTGGAGATGGTGAGCGGTCACCGGCACGGCATCGACCACGGCCTGACCTTCCACGCCGAGCACAAGCTGCGCACCGTCCTGTGGGGGTGGATCGGCGAGGACCTGTCCGAGGACGAGCTGGCCGGCGTCGAGCGCGTGCGCCGGGCCCTCGACGAGGAGCTGGCGGCCGTGCTGGCGCCACTGGTCGAGCCGTTCGAGATCGCCGCCCTCATCGGACGCTGCGAGCGGCTGCTCCGCACCGCCCGCTTCCCGGCGCCGCGGGGCGAGATGCCCCCGATCCCGTGGCCCCCGTTCTGA
- a CDS encoding alkene reductase — MTDVFEPIKVGTWDLPQRFVMAPLTRNRAGEHQVPRDIAVTYYAQRAGAGLIITEGTQPSAVGQGYLDTPGIHTPEHVEGWRAVADAVHARGGRIVVQLMHVGRIAHPDNKHGLETVAPSAIPAPGRMVTADGSVDHVVPRALETDEIPGVVEEFVHAARCAVEAGLDGVEIHSANGYLLHQFLAPSSNERTDQYGGSPDNRARLTLEVTAAVADAIGADRVGIRISPAHNIQGAVEEDPADVRATYTHLVDGLAPMGLTYLSVLADPTAELTQDLRSRFGGTFIANTGFAYVTDLEQVEQIIDGGLADLVAVGRPFLANPDLATRWRTGAELNEPNPDTFYGGGAEGYTDYPTLDQA, encoded by the coding sequence ATGACTGACGTCTTCGAGCCCATCAAGGTCGGCACGTGGGACCTTCCGCAGCGCTTCGTCATGGCGCCCCTGACCCGCAACCGGGCCGGTGAGCACCAGGTGCCGCGCGACATCGCGGTGACGTACTACGCCCAGCGGGCGGGCGCCGGCCTCATCATCACCGAGGGCACGCAGCCGAGTGCCGTCGGCCAGGGCTATCTCGACACCCCCGGCATCCACACGCCGGAGCACGTCGAGGGCTGGCGCGCCGTCGCCGACGCGGTCCACGCCCGCGGCGGTCGCATCGTGGTGCAGCTCATGCACGTCGGACGCATCGCCCACCCCGACAACAAGCACGGCCTCGAGACCGTCGCCCCGAGCGCGATCCCCGCACCAGGCAGGATGGTCACCGCGGACGGATCCGTCGACCACGTCGTCCCCCGCGCCCTCGAGACCGACGAGATCCCCGGCGTCGTCGAGGAGTTCGTCCACGCGGCGCGCTGTGCGGTCGAGGCAGGTCTCGACGGCGTCGAGATCCACTCCGCCAACGGCTACCTGCTGCACCAGTTCCTCGCGCCGTCCTCGAACGAGCGCACCGACCAGTACGGCGGGTCCCCCGACAACCGCGCCCGCCTGACGCTCGAGGTCACCGCTGCCGTCGCCGACGCGATCGGCGCCGACCGGGTGGGCATCCGCATCTCCCCCGCCCACAACATCCAGGGCGCCGTCGAGGAGGACCCGGCCGACGTCCGGGCGACGTACACCCACCTGGTCGACGGGCTCGCGCCCATGGGGCTGACGTACCTCAGCGTGCTCGCCGACCCGACCGCCGAGCTCACGCAGGACCTGCGCAGCCGCTTCGGTGGGACGTTCATCGCCAACACCGGGTTCGCGTACGTGACCGATCTCGAGCAGGTCGAGCAGATCATCGACGGCGGGCTGGCCGACCTCGTCGCGGTCGGCCGGCCGTTCCTCGCGAACCCCGACCTGGCGACCCGCTGGCGCACCGGTGCGGAGCTCAACGAGCCGAACCCCGACACGTTCTACGGTGGCGGCGCCGAGGGCTACACCGACTACCCCACCCTCGACCAGGCCTAG
- a CDS encoding sensor histidine kinase, whose translation MGALSDRRSWATRPRELLRSVAELGSGLGTSLLALGALVLLVVVAVTAVVGVGLLLAPTVLRVVRWTADRERTRLARWGTDVPGPGPLPAGLRPALADASLRRDVRWLVVHATWGLLVGLVGVALPLFAVRDATFPLWWWLAPRGEASAALWFWVIESWGEALLVALSAVGWAVLTVLLTPTLARLQSRPGRALLPPPPGTDLPLRIAELTATRAAALDAHATELRRIERSLHDGTQNPLVAANVLIGAARRQLGDDRSAADDLLEQAQTSVERALGELRTTIRGILPPVLSDRGLEGAIAGLAATSGVPTAVDVSATRCPASVEASAYYMVAEALTNVSRHSGARQATVTVRSIDGHLDVRVTDDGHGGASETPGSGLAGIRRRIEAHDGSFEVSSPAAGPTTLHAWLPCGS comes from the coding sequence ATGGGAGCGCTGTCGGACCGCCGGTCGTGGGCGACGCGTCCCCGCGAGCTGCTGCGATCGGTCGCGGAGCTCGGCAGCGGGCTCGGCACCTCGTTGCTCGCGCTCGGCGCGCTGGTCCTCCTCGTCGTGGTCGCCGTCACCGCGGTCGTCGGCGTGGGGCTGCTGCTCGCGCCGACCGTCCTGCGGGTGGTGCGCTGGACCGCGGACCGCGAGAGGACCCGGCTCGCCCGGTGGGGCACGGACGTCCCGGGCCCGGGACCGCTGCCCGCCGGACTGCGGCCGGCCCTCGCCGACGCGTCGCTGCGCCGGGACGTGCGATGGCTCGTGGTGCACGCCACCTGGGGGCTGCTGGTCGGGCTCGTCGGCGTCGCGCTGCCGCTCTTCGCGGTACGAGACGCCACCTTCCCGCTGTGGTGGTGGCTCGCCCCGCGGGGGGAGGCCAGCGCCGCGCTCTGGTTCTGGGTCATCGAGTCGTGGGGCGAGGCCCTGCTGGTCGCGCTCTCGGCCGTGGGCTGGGCCGTCCTGACCGTCCTGCTCACGCCGACCCTGGCGCGCCTCCAGTCCCGCCCCGGCCGCGCACTCCTGCCGCCCCCGCCCGGGACCGACCTGCCCCTGCGGATCGCCGAGCTCACCGCTACCCGTGCTGCCGCCCTCGACGCGCACGCGACCGAGCTGCGCCGGATCGAGCGCTCGCTCCACGACGGCACGCAGAACCCGCTGGTCGCGGCGAACGTCCTGATCGGTGCGGCCCGCCGCCAGCTGGGCGACGACCGGTCCGCTGCCGACGACCTGCTCGAGCAGGCCCAGACCTCGGTGGAGCGGGCGCTGGGCGAGCTGCGCACCACGATCCGGGGGATCCTGCCGCCGGTGCTGTCCGACCGCGGGCTGGAGGGCGCGATCGCGGGGCTGGCGGCCACCTCCGGCGTGCCCACGGCGGTCGACGTCAGCGCCACCCGTTGCCCCGCGTCGGTGGAGGCCAGCGCCTACTACATGGTCGCCGAGGCACTGACCAACGTCTCGCGCCACAGCGGCGCCCGGCAGGCGACGGTGACCGTCCGCAGCATCGACGGGCACCTGGACGTCCGGGTCACCGACGACGGCCACGGTGGCGCGAGCGAGACACCCGGATCCGGACTGGCCGGCATCCGCCGGCGCATCGAGGCGCACGACGGCAGCTTCGAGGTCAGCAGCCCGGCGGCCGGCCCGACGACGTTGCACGCTTGGTTGCCATGCGGATCGTGA
- a CDS encoding response regulator, producing MAEAAIRVLVLEDDRDAANFMRATLQRLGGMEVDLAGTADEALAAMRRQGYDVLVADIRLPGRSGLQALPEFRTINPSVAILILTAYPTFDHAVEALREDADDFIAKPIGAEDLLRRVRELAQLARSRRAPSRLRVLAIGAHPDDVELGVGATLAAHAAAGDELTTLILSGGAVGGSTDLRHQEAMHAAAVVGARLIHLDFADTRMSPADGLIGAVERAVAEVDPDRIYTHGIHDRHQDHRAVHDAVEVGARSVADLWCFQSPSSTVDFRPNRFVTVDGFIDTKLEMLAAFVSQRHRDYIQPDVVRATARYWARFSRALEAEPLETVRVTQTVRATTTVRTTQAVDDSAADTAHGGGG from the coding sequence ATGGCCGAGGCCGCGATCCGGGTGCTCGTGCTCGAGGACGACCGGGACGCGGCCAACTTCATGCGTGCCACTCTCCAGCGACTCGGCGGGATGGAGGTCGACCTGGCGGGCACCGCCGACGAGGCCCTCGCGGCGATGCGGCGGCAGGGCTACGACGTGCTCGTGGCCGACATCCGGCTCCCGGGCCGCTCGGGGCTGCAGGCGCTGCCGGAGTTCCGCACGATCAACCCGAGCGTCGCGATCCTGATCCTCACCGCCTACCCGACCTTCGACCACGCTGTCGAGGCGCTCCGCGAGGACGCCGATGACTTCATCGCCAAGCCGATCGGGGCCGAGGACCTGCTCAGGCGGGTCCGCGAGCTGGCGCAGCTGGCCCGCAGCCGCCGCGCCCCGTCCCGGCTGCGGGTGCTGGCGATCGGCGCACACCCCGACGACGTCGAGCTCGGGGTCGGTGCGACCCTCGCGGCCCACGCGGCGGCCGGCGACGAGCTCACCACGCTCATCCTGTCCGGCGGCGCGGTCGGCGGGAGCACCGACCTCCGCCATCAGGAGGCAATGCACGCGGCCGCCGTGGTCGGTGCCCGGCTGATCCACCTGGACTTCGCCGACACCCGGATGTCACCCGCGGACGGCCTCATCGGGGCCGTCGAGCGGGCCGTCGCGGAGGTCGACCCCGACCGCATCTACACCCACGGCATCCACGACCGCCACCAGGACCACCGCGCCGTGCACGACGCCGTGGAGGTCGGCGCGCGGTCGGTGGCCGACCTGTGGTGCTTCCAGAGCCCGTCGTCCACCGTCGACTTCCGGCCCAACCGCTTCGTCACCGTCGACGGGTTCATCGACACCAAGCTCGAGATGCTCGCCGCCTTCGTCTCGCAGAGGCATCGCGACTACATCCAGCCCGACGTGGTCCGCGCGACCGCGCGCTACTGGGCCCGCTTCAGCAGAGCCCTGGAGGCCGAGCCGCTCGAGACCGTCCGGGTGACCCAGACGGTGCGCGCCACGACCACGGTGCGGACGACGCAGGCCGTGGACGACTCCGCGGCGGACACCGCGCACGGCGGCGGCGGCTGA
- a CDS encoding ATP-grasp domain-containing protein gives MSAASERTTILVTGAAGPAGRALGVQVLEQADRGAGPRLVGVDLAPTDVPGYDAVLPVVGALDPAYDQDMRDLVARLRPDLVVPTVAEELPRLAVLGLATAMGAGLVLSAPGPVAVAADKLLTMWALAERGVAVPPHATVAEVGSAADAVSWGGGLVVVKPRVSRGGRGVHVVEDGGDPVWDSLDATWLVQGYAPGVEYSPQVYRSPHTGRCRVVVLRKTELKQGRVGNAAAVERLPDGAEPDVAALAVRTVEALDLVGPVDMDVRRAGDGTPVVLEVNSRFGALSAHAPEVLEDVLVEWSG, from the coding sequence ATGAGTGCAGCCTCCGAGCGCACGACCATCCTCGTCACCGGCGCGGCCGGACCAGCGGGGCGCGCACTCGGCGTCCAGGTGCTGGAGCAGGCCGACAGGGGTGCGGGTCCGCGCCTGGTGGGCGTCGACCTCGCGCCGACCGACGTGCCCGGGTACGACGCGGTCCTGCCGGTGGTGGGCGCGCTCGATCCGGCGTACGACCAGGACATGCGCGACCTGGTGGCGCGGCTGCGTCCCGACCTCGTCGTCCCCACCGTCGCCGAGGAGCTGCCCCGGCTCGCCGTCCTCGGCCTGGCGACGGCGATGGGCGCGGGGCTGGTGCTCTCGGCGCCGGGCCCGGTCGCCGTCGCCGCCGACAAGCTGCTCACCATGTGGGCGCTGGCCGAGCGCGGAGTCGCGGTGCCGCCGCACGCGACGGTGGCGGAGGTGGGCTCGGCGGCCGACGCCGTGTCCTGGGGCGGCGGGCTCGTCGTGGTGAAGCCGCGGGTGAGCCGCGGCGGTCGCGGCGTGCACGTCGTCGAGGACGGGGGCGACCCGGTGTGGGACTCGCTCGACGCGACGTGGCTGGTCCAGGGCTATGCGCCGGGCGTCGAGTACAGCCCGCAGGTCTACCGCTCGCCGCACACCGGCAGGTGCCGGGTCGTGGTGCTGCGCAAGACCGAGCTCAAGCAGGGCCGGGTGGGCAACGCCGCGGCGGTCGAGCGCCTGCCCGACGGCGCCGAGCCCGACGTGGCCGCGCTGGCCGTTCGCACGGTGGAGGCGCTGGACCTGGTGGGTCCGGTCGACATGGACGTGCGGAGGGCAGGCGACGGGACCCCCGTGGTGCTCGAGGTCAACAGCAGGTTCGGCGCGCTGTCCGCCCACGCCCCCGAGGTCCTCGAGGACGTGCTCGTCGAGTGGTCGGGCTGA